Proteins from a single region of Salinisphaera sp. T31B1:
- a CDS encoding pyridoxamine 5'-phosphate oxidase family protein — SEALDADQRARIGAADTFFIGTGAGDIDDAPAAARGYDVSHRGGAPGFVRVTEQGGLQIPDYAGNNFFNTLGNLIRNPRVGLLFVDFQTGGMLQLTGRARIDWTPRNPHDPNARRLIEVTVDRVVDRPGALALRWHRPAGAPMRLAVVDKVIESDRITSFHLADPDSGALAPFDAGQHLPIELDIPDHTGRVGRSYSLSGSPSAGSYRLSIKREDHGLASRFLHDRVDIGDWIEARPPSGDFVLPGRPGPLVLVSAGVGITPMLAMLHAVVAGAAPVGHPVWFVHGTRNGAAHAFRSEVDGLIARSGRVTRRIFYSAPRDNDTLGVDYDAQGRVTAGDLLGLGAGPNANYLLCGPARFLADTSAGLEAGGVDSDRIAFETFGPAG; from the coding sequence TCGGAGGCGCTCGACGCCGATCAGCGCGCCCGGATCGGTGCGGCCGATACGTTCTTCATCGGTACCGGCGCGGGCGACATCGACGACGCACCGGCGGCCGCTCGAGGCTACGACGTGTCGCATCGCGGTGGGGCGCCGGGTTTCGTCCGCGTGACCGAGCAGGGAGGGCTGCAGATCCCGGACTATGCCGGCAACAACTTCTTCAACACCCTCGGTAATCTGATCCGCAATCCGCGCGTCGGGCTGCTGTTCGTCGACTTCCAGACAGGCGGGATGCTGCAGCTGACCGGTCGGGCACGCATCGATTGGACCCCGCGGAACCCGCACGATCCCAATGCCCGGCGACTGATCGAGGTGACGGTGGATCGGGTCGTGGATCGGCCGGGTGCGCTGGCGCTGCGCTGGCATCGCCCGGCCGGTGCACCGATGCGCCTGGCTGTCGTCGACAAGGTGATCGAAAGCGATCGCATCACCTCGTTCCATCTGGCGGATCCGGACAGCGGCGCGCTGGCGCCGTTCGATGCTGGCCAGCATCTGCCCATCGAGCTGGATATCCCGGATCACACGGGCCGGGTCGGCCGCAGTTATTCGTTGTCGGGCTCGCCCTCTGCGGGTAGCTATCGCCTGAGTATCAAGCGGGAGGATCACGGCCTGGCATCGCGTTTTCTGCACGACCGGGTCGACATCGGCGACTGGATCGAGGCGCGTCCGCCCTCGGGCGACTTCGTCCTGCCCGGCCGGCCCGGGCCGCTCGTGCTGGTGAGTGCCGGCGTCGGCATCACGCCCATGCTCGCGATGCTGCATGCCGTCGTAGCCGGCGCAGCGCCCGTCGGCCATCCGGTCTGGTTCGTGCACGGCACGCGCAACGGGGCGGCGCATGCCTTCCGGAGCGAGGTCGACGGGTTGATCGCCCGATCCGGCCGGGTGACCCGGCGTATCTTCTACAGCGCGCCCCGCGACAACGATACGTTGGGCGTCGACTACGACGCGCAAGGCCGCGTCACGGCCGGTGACCTGCTCGGCCTCGGCGCGGGGCCGAATGCGAACTATCTGCTCTGCGGTCCGGCCCGGTTCCTGGCCGATACGAGCGCTGGGCTGGAAGCCGGCGGTGTCGATTCGGATCGCATCGCGTTCGAGACCTTCGGCCCGGCGGGCTGA